Proteins encoded in a region of the Chelonoidis abingdonii isolate Lonesome George chromosome 2, CheloAbing_2.0, whole genome shotgun sequence genome:
- the LOC116827940 gene encoding uncharacterized protein LOC116827940 encodes MQGKAPVTFEDIAVYFSPEEWKELVEWQKELYWDVMKENYELVTSLVDDEIVNEGMEEKNQEEDAENLLPVKTFSVKPEEKVSQSSVKVKNCLSQSKLQTMQRNSAGNTQGISTNSTAQQKAQVTERPDARQECKRSCVEKTDLLIRQRNRKRERPFPCSECGKCFSQKGDLKIHLRIHTGERPYTCTECGKSFTQRGYLKIHLRLHTGEKPFPCTECGKRFPSKGDLKMHQKKHTGERPFLCSECGKSFTRKVDLKVHQRKHTGERPFACTECGKSFTSKGYLKIHLGQHKGKRPFTCLECGKSFISKGSLKAHQRIHTGETPFTCTECAKSFTTKGYLKIHQRLHTGETPYPCTECGKRFTTKGYLKIHQKIHTDGTPFICSDCGKSFATMRYLKMHQRSHTGETTFTCAECGESFAQKGYLRIHQRMHTGEGLFTCSDCGKSFTAKYLRIHQRMHTGERPFTCTECGKSFTAEGSLKIHLKIHSRVLLSICTDCGKSFSSMRYLKVHQKTHSQEPVTLPSESGDGFPQKALATVPQKAHREMISFTCRDCGKSFCQKSNLITHQKAHAQERQVLTHRPSTCPAATPPTSVKSHPVNLAQEVLRAGKDHLNPNPYPLVMDLKPSFQFALQTCPLSPGVNLGVS; translated from the exons GCCCCAGTGACGTTTGAGGATATTGCAGTCTATTTCTCGCCAGAGGAGTGGAAGGAGCTAGTGGAATGGCAGAAAGAACTGTACTGGGACGTGATGAAGGAGAATTATGAGCTCGTCACCTCGCTAG TAGATGATGAGATTGTGAATGAAGGTATGGAGGAGAAGAACCAGGAGGAAGATGCTGAAAACCTGCTTCCAGTCAAGACTTTTTCAGTAAAACCTGAAGAGAAAGTTTCCCAAAGTTCAGTGAAGGTAAAAAACTGCCTGAGTCAGAGCAAACTTCAGACAATGCAGAGAAACTCTGCAGGGAACACGCAAGGGATATCCACAAACAGCACGGCTCAGCAGAAAGCCCAGGTGACAGAGAGACCAGACGCCCGTCAGGAATGCAAGCGAAGCTGTGTGGAGAAGACAGATCTCCTGATACGACAGAGGAACCGCAAGAGGGAGAGGCCATTTCCCTGCAGCGAGTGTGGGAAATGCTTCTCTCAGAAAGGGGACCTGAAGATCCACCTGAGAATCCACACGGGGGAGCGGCCGTACACGTGcactgagtgcgggaaaagcttcacccAGAGGGGATATCTGAAGATCCACCTGAgactccacacaggagagaagccctttCCATGCACTGAATGTGGGAAACGGTTCCCATCGAAGGGGGATCTCAAAATGCACCAGAAGAAGCACACGGGGGAGCGGCCCTTTCTGTGCAGTGAATGTGGGAAGAGCTTCACTCGCAAGGTGGACCTCAAAGTCCACCAGAGGAAGCACACGGGGGAGAGGCCCTTTGCTtgcactgagtgtgggaagaGTTTTACGTCCAAGGGCTACCTCAAGATACACCTGGGACAGCACAAGGGGAAGAGGCCGTTCACATGTCtggagtgcgggaaaagcttcatttCCAAGGGCTCCCTCAAGGcgcaccagagaatccacacgggtgAGACGCCCTTCACGTGCACCGAGTGTGCCAAGAGCTTCACCACCAAGGGCTATCTCAAGATACACCAGAGGCTACACACGGGGGAGACCCCGTATCCCTGCACCGAGTGCGGGAAGCGCTTCACTACCAAGGGCTATCTGAAGATACACCAGAAAATCCACACGGACGGGACCCCCTTCATCTGCAGTGACTGTGGGAAGAGCTTTGCCACCATGCGATATCTCAAGATGCACCAGAGGAGCCACACAGGGGAGACCACGTTCACCTGTGCGGAGTGTGGAGAGAGCTTCGCCCAGAAGGGCTACCTCCGCATCCACCAGCGGATGCACACAGGGGAGGGCCTGTTCACCTGctctgactgtgggaaaagcttcactgcCAAGTACCTGCGGATCCACCAGCGAATGCACACAGGGGAGCGGCCCTTCACTTGCacggagtgtgggaaaagcttcactgcAGAGGGGTCTCTGAAAATCCACCTCAAGATCCACAGCAGGGTGCTGCTGAGTATATGCACCGACTGCGGGAAAAGCTTCTCCTCCATGCGCTATCTCAAGGTGCACCAGAAAACCCATTCCCAAGAGCCAGTGACGCTACCCAGCGAAAGTGGGGATGGTTTCCCACAGAAGGCGCTTGCCACTGTCCCTCAGAAAGCCCACAGAGAAATGATCTCATTTACCTGCAGGGACTGCGGGAAAAGCTTCTGCCAGAAGTCTAATTTAATAACGCACCAGAAAGCCCATGCGCAGGAGAGACAGGTTCTCACACACAGGCCCAGCACTTGCCCTGCTGCCACTCCACCGACATCCGTGAAGTCGCACCCAGTGAATTTGGCTCAGGAAGTTTTAAGAGCAGGGAAAGATCATCTCAACCCAAATCCCTATCCCCTGGTCATGGATTTAAAGCCCAGCTTCCAGTTTGCTCTGCAGACCTGTCCACTTTCCCCAGGAGTAAATCTAGGTGTCTCCTGA